The Streptomyces cathayae DNA segment ACCTCCAGATGGAGCGTCTGGGGACCTTCCTGTGCACCGAGCAAGCACACGGCAATGACGCTTCCCAGCTGGAAACCACCGCCACGTTCGATCGGGCGTCAGGCGGCTTCGTGCTCGACACCCCGTCTGACGGCGCCCGAAAGTTCATGCCCAACACCAGTTCCGTAGGCGGCGCGAAGGACGCACTCGTCGCGGCCCGGCTGATCGTTGACGGGGACGACAAGGGCGTGTTCCTGTTCCTGACCCCTCTCAGCGACAGGAACGGGCAGCATCTGCCGGGTGTTGAGGTCTGGGACCTGCCCCAGACCGGAAGCGCTCCCGTGGATCACTGCACCACAGCGTTCCGCAGCGTCCCCCTGCCGTTCACCGCCATGCTGCAGGGGGAGCATGGACGACTCCGCCCGGACGGCCAGTTCGTCAGCTCCCTGGGCAACAGCCGCAAACGGTTCCTCCATTCCATCGGTCGCGTGACCATGGGCAAACTCTGCATGAGCGCATACAGCCTGGGAGTGACACGGCACGCCTTGGGCATCGCCGTGCGGCACGCCCACACCCGGCAGACAGCAGGAATGACCAAGGGGCAGCGGGTGCCCCTGATGTCACATCGGAGCCACCACACACCGCTCCTGGACGCCCTTGCCTCGACTTACGCAGCCACGTTGCTGCACCGGTCCGTTGTCCGGCAGTGGAGCCAGTCCACGGAGGCCGACCGTGAGGACTGCGAACGGCTGATAGCCGTCGCCAAGGGGTGGATCACATGGCGGGCCCGGGCCGTCATGACGGAGTGCCGCGAGAGGTGCGGTGCGCAAGGGCTCGCTCTGGCCAACGGCATAACGTTCCAGCTAGCCGCCAACGAGGGCACGATCACCGCCGAGGGAGACAATCTTGTCATCTGGACCAAGGCGGCCGGGGAGATGCTTCTGGGGGGCCTCACCCCGAAGCCGGCCAGTGAGGCACTGCCCGAGGATCGCTCGCTGCGCGATCCGCAGCACTTGCAGGACCTCCTGGCGGACGTAGAGCGAATATGGCACGAGCGGGCGCGTACGCGGCTGCGCACCAAGGGGGCTCGCTCACCCCTGGAACGATGGAACACAACGGTCACCCCGGCCCTGAAACTCGTCGACGCGCATGCCCATCGCCTGGCCGCCGAGGCTCTGCTGAGTGCGTCCGCCCAAACCGCATCGGCACACGCCCGGTCGCTGCTCGTGGACCTGCACGGCCTCTTCGCCCTTCGCGAAGTGGCCGCCCACAGCGGCGACCTCCTGGCGCAAGGGCGTCTGACTACCGATCAGGTCTTGGATCTGCCGGACGTCGTCGAGAGTGTCGTCGCCGACCTCGCACCTCATGCGCTGGAGATGGTTGAGGCGTTCTCCGTGCCTCACGGACTTTTGGACCGCCACCCCATACTGCACCCGGACGGTTCAAGCGGCCTCGCGCGGCCCTGCCATGACTTCTGCGTACCTGACGGACCTCGTTGCGGCTGGTTGAAGCAAGGTTCCTCGCCGTCGACAACGTCCCATGAGGGCGGTTGCCGTACGTGCCTGACGAACTCTCGGATATTCGTGAGGCACGTACGGAGGTCGGCACTTGTCTCACGCCTCGGCGCGTCTCGGGGTGACGCGCGGGCGGGAGGGCCCGCCACCGGTGCGGGCCCTCCGGGCACCTGCTTCAGAAGTACATCGCGCGGTGGGAGGTGTAGGTGAACCTGTCACCGGCGCTCAAGGCGTACACGACGCGTCCACAGAAGTCCTGATACTCGGCTTCTTGCGCCGCATCCAGCGTGATGGCCGGTACCGGCCCGGACGGCGCTCCACGCCCAATGGCCCTGAGGAGGCCGGGCGGTGTCTTGAGCTCCATCACATCCAGTACGCGTCCGAAGTCACCGACGAGACACCGCATGCTCGTCTCCTCCGCCAGCTCGTCGAGCGCATCGGTGAGCCGGCCAGTTTCCCGTTCCGCTCGAGCGAGCATGGTGTGACAGGCCCGCAGGGTGTGCAGATACTCCGCCGGGACGTCCACGGAGTACAGGCACGTCAGCTGTCGGCCTCGCGAGTCGTGCAGGGCATAGCCTTTCCGGCCCCCCTGCCCTCGGGCCGCCGGGACCAGGTCCTGCCACTGGAGCAGAGGCGGAAAACTCTGCTGAATTTCGCCCCATTTGCAATACGCAGTGCGGATCATCAGGTCCTGTCCATCACTCAGATCGTTTCGGTAGAAGTGATACAGGTCGTACAACAAAGGCTGCTCGATCCCGATGAACATACCGAGGAACACCGGATCGTCCGGGACCAAGAGCCGCATCGAGATCCTCCCTCCTGGCGTTGGTGGTGCTACTGGGCAGCGGACTCAAAGAGGATGGTCAGGACGCTCACCCCGACAGCACGGGCAGCCATGAACCGCGCCGTTCCCTCACCGTGCATCGGATGGCGCAGAGGGTGCGCCTGGCCGTTCAGACCCCGGCTTGGCTCGGCGACAATCTGCTGCAGAGCCGGGTCACGGACGGCGTCCGCATACAGAGCCCGCACCGTGTCGTCGGCCGGATACCGGTAGCGAGCCAGCCTCAACTCAGCGAGCAAATCCGGCGCCCAGCGCTTGTCCCAGTTCACAAGGACCGTTCGCGTTTCCTCCGAGAACAGCGCCCAGCGCCACAGGTTCGCCGGCTGCCCTCCCTTGGAGAACATCTGCGGGAACGACTCGTCGGATGCCACCAGGAGCCCCCCCCGGGGGTCACGGCACAGGCCATCTCGCGTTGCCCGTTCAGGACCTCCTGCCAGTGCGGCGACGGATCTTCCACGAGGAGCACCGGGTTCGTCCCGTACAGGTTCAGGTGGGCGATCCGCAGATCGTGCGTC contains these protein-coding regions:
- a CDS encoding acyl-CoA dehydrogenase, giving the protein MIDSPLSSKTSPLPALQVALFGTQAEQFHGPWRELFSSAPFAFQEGLTHRERTELSYQRLHLVNEAVSDARALVADAASLTALHEWAGVADAGMATIASIHFNLFLGSLLDHDHEDRNLTPYLQMERLGTFLCTEQAHGNDASQLETTATFDRASGGFVLDTPSDGARKFMPNTSSVGGAKDALVAARLIVDGDDKGVFLFLTPLSDRNGQHLPGVEVWDLPQTGSAPVDHCTTAFRSVPLPFTAMLQGEHGRLRPDGQFVSSLGNSRKRFLHSIGRVTMGKLCMSAYSLGVTRHALGIAVRHAHTRQTAGMTKGQRVPLMSHRSHHTPLLDALASTYAATLLHRSVVRQWSQSTEADREDCERLIAVAKGWITWRARAVMTECRERCGAQGLALANGITFQLAANEGTITAEGDNLVIWTKAAGEMLLGGLTPKPASEALPEDRSLRDPQHLQDLLADVERIWHERARTRLRTKGARSPLERWNTTVTPALKLVDAHAHRLAAEALLSASAQTASAHARSLLVDLHGLFALREVAAHSGDLLAQGRLTTDQVLDLPDVVESVVADLAPHALEMVEAFSVPHGLLDRHPILHPDGSSGLARPCHDFCVPDGPRCGWLKQGSSPSTTSHEGGCRTCLTNSRIFVRHVRRSALVSRLGASRGDARAGGPATGAGPPGTCFRSTSRGGRCR